From the Ostrinia nubilalis chromosome 8, ilOstNubi1.1, whole genome shotgun sequence genome, one window contains:
- the LOC135074033 gene encoding uncharacterized protein LOC135074033, with protein sequence MIANLPLLFANGNPTALTDFTAEELEKFITFMVTCSWGHDTAKDIRQPPWWPDDVQFSHPFVRPAAVPRDWVARLKVLVKRCYDFHKSPFLLVFSAQLARYPRKRLRYVDNRDHTTSLYYRPSGKLLVTFRNENIHYDRAPIAIVESSPEPPDIYLCDSCDSHFDNLDLLRAHERLCSNEEESCGGGLADFIAALKLQPVGEKAQSSSGRAAANDAKPRNIRSAANIDRGPPYPFSSLAYLKNVKSNIQRDTTYSRERIERYCCTPLSISKFVASKSKNQQFPIRYRRPIDYWHRKHTFTDQRKKKILDLNGQLLLLKCRPVTVDVERMSLKRINEHIEETRKEAERQQLEDKDIIFVDCEQPVFGETRGRDPLKRVEAECEVIDLCSDDESPVNENCDPRAGVACVMRGGAVLRRTAATPLLLPAEPCGARQRPLPAAVLQPHPVILIAHTLNNLKTISLE encoded by the coding sequence ATGATCGCCAATTTACCGCTTCTCTTCGCCAACGGCAACCCCACGGCGCTGACGGACTTCACCGCCGAGGAGCTGGAGAAGTTCATCACCTTCATGGTGACTTGTTCCTGGGGTCACGACACCGCCAAAGACATCCGCCAGCCTCCGTGGTGGCCCGACGACGTGCAGTTTTCGCACCCGTTCGTGCGGCCGGCGGCGGTGCCCCGGGACTGGGTGGCGCGGCTGAAGGTCCTGGTCAAGCGGTGCTACGACTTCCACAAGAGCCCCTTCCTGCTGGTGTTCTCCGCGCAGCTGGCGCGCTACCCCCGCAAGCGGCTCAGGTACGTCGACAACCGCGACCACACCACGTCCCTCTACTACAGGCCCAGCGGCAAACTCCTCGTCACGTTCAGAAACGAAAACATTCACTATGACAGAGCACCGATCGCGATCGTGGAGTCTTCGCCGGAGCCGCCCGATATCTATTTGTGTGACAGCTGTGACAGTCATTTTGACAATCTCGACCTGTTGAGAGCGCACGAGAGGCTGTGCAGTAACGAAGAGGAATCCTGCGGTGGTGGTCTGGCAGATTTCATTGCAGCGTTAAAATTGCAACCGGTCGGAGAGAAAGCACAGTCTTCGTCCGGCAGGGCAGCCGCTAATGATGCCAAGCCGAGAAACATCAGAAGCGCTGCAAACATAGACAGAGGTCCTCCGTATCCGTTTTCATCGCTTGCCtatttgaaaaacgtcaaatcAAATATACAGCGAGACACGACTTATTCTCGAGAGAGAATCGAAAGGTACTGTTGTACTCCATTATCAATTAGTAAATTCGTAGCTagcaaaagtaaaaatcaaCAATTTCCAATCAGATACAGACGGCCCATAGACTACTGGCACAGAAAGCACACGTTTACGGATCAgagaaagaagaaaatattagatttaaaCGGACAACTGCTGCTGCTGAAATGCAGGCCGGTCACGGTGGACGTGGAGAGGATGTCTCTGAAGAGAATAAACGAGCATATAGAGGAGACGAGGAAAGAGGCCGAGAGGCAGCAGCTGGAGGACAAGGACATAATATTCGTGGACTGCGAGCAGCCCGTTTTCGGGGAGACGAGGGGCCGCGATCCTCTGAAGCGAGTGGAGGCGGAGTGCGAGGTGATCGACCTGTGCTCGGACGACGAGAGCCCGGTGAATGAAAACTGCGACCCGCGCGCGGGCGTGGCTTGCGTGATGCGAGGCGGTGCGGTATTGCGGCGCACGGCGGCCACGCCGCTCCTGCTGCCGGCCGAGCCGTGCGGCGCGCGCCAGCGCCCGCTGCCCGCCGCCGTGCTGCAGCCGCATCCCGTCATCCTCATCGCGCACACCCTCAACAACCTAAAGACTATATCGCTCGAATGA
- the LOC135074086 gene encoding TBC1 domain family member 5, producing MLHALPSAQGDIISRYVTSSLQQRLARPCSLGWAIMLHALPSAQGDIISSARRHHQQVCDVTSSLQQRLARPRSLGWAIMLHALPSAQGDIISRYVTSSLQQRLARPRSLGWAIMPHALPSAQGDIVSSITTHRNYYNDLKAKLSMDPRAVIGDDPLSQDDESVWKQHFCDNELKAIIMQDVVRTFPDELYFRDQDVQDMMVRILFFWARSHAHVGYRQGMHEILAPVLFELFQDRRFAPRDVCDVLKCFLDDDYLEHDSYMLFNAVMKGLERFYSTGDVVPSKSGRLPTSKVVHNPNEVVRYLDKVKEEFLVPLDHELAAHLHECNITMELFGIRWLRLLFGREFPRGELAHLWGFLFADGPALPHLHFVVLAMLISIRTTRE from the exons ATGCTGCACGCGCTGCCTTCAGCGCAAGGAGACATCATCAGCAGGTATGTGACGTCATCGCTGCAGCAGCGGCTAGCGCGCCCTTGCAGCCTGGGATGGGCTATCATGCTGCACGCGCTGCCTTCAGCGCAAGGAGACATCATCAGCAG CGCAAGGAGACATCATCAGCAGGTATGTGATGTGACGTCATCGCTGCAGCAGCGGCTAGCGCGCCCGCGCAGCCTGGGATGGGCTATCATGCTGCACGCGCTGCCTTCAGCGCAAGGAGACATCATCAGCAGGTATGTGACGTCATCGCTGCAGCAGCGGCTAGCGCGCCCTCGCAGCCTGGGATGGGCTATCATGCCGCACGCGCTGCCTTCAGCGCAAGGAGACATCGTCAGCAG CATAACAACCCACAGGAATTACTACAATGACTTGAAGGCCAAGCTGTCCATGGACCCACGGGCTGTGATCGGTGATGATCCGCTGTCGCAAGATGACGAG AGCGTATGGAAACAACACTTCTGTGATAATGAGCTCAAAGCTATAATAATGCAGGACGTCGTCAGGACCTTCCCTGATGAGTTATACTTCCGTGACCAGGATGTACAGGACATGATG GTCCGCATCCTATTCTTCTGGGCGCGGTCGCACGCGCACGTGGGTTACCGGCAAGGCATGCACGAGATCCTGGCGCCGGTGCTGTTTGAACTGTTCCAGGACAGGCGGTTTGCGCCCAGAGACGTGTG CGACGTTCTAAAATGTTTTTTGGACGATGACTACCTCGAGCATGACAGTTA CATGCTTTTCAATGCGGTTATGAAGGGTCTAGAAAGATTCTACTCCACAGGCGATGTAGTTCCTTCGAAGTCTGGGCGGTTGCCTACTTCAAAAGTAGTTCAT aatccCAATGAAGTGGTCAGATATTTAGATAAAGTGAAGGAAGAGTTTTTAGTGCCTTTAGACCACGAGTTGGCAGCGCATTTACACGAGTGTAATATTACTATGGAGCTTTTTGGAAT TCGCTGGCTACGGCTGCTGTTCGGGCGAGAGTTCCCGCGCGGGGAATTAGCCCATTTGTGGGGCTTTTTATTCGCGGACGGACCGGCGCTGCCCCATCTACACTTCGTGGTCTTGGCTATGCTCATCTCCATACGGACCACGCGTGAGTGA
- the LOC135074034 gene encoding uncharacterized protein LOC135074034, which produces MRPSPVSVGHVLALALHLRAPLSHPRPAPPRRALSSVQSPVATSTWALEQTGASHDGDVDSGSEGVPEGGDVARELAALALLRARLPNAASALAAALPRPPPHIAQPLQQILQLAALLQCRNHALIDVETALEAAEGHSTDKVGKRQLVPVSMIPKRSPAKQPIKIPPKVKEVPLKVFHQVECKSTSDLPFLDPLRLRTE; this is translated from the exons ATGCGTCCGTCGCCGGTGTCAGTGGGTCACGTGCTCGCGTTAGCGCTGCACCTGCGCGCGCCGCTCTCGCACCCGCgccccgcgccgccgcgccgcgcgctgAGCAG TGTTCAATCACCAGTGGCGACATCTACGTGGGCGCTGGAACAGACGGGCGCGTCGCACGACGGTGACGTCGATTCCGGCTCCGAAG GTGTACCAGAAGGTGGTGACGTAGCCCGCGAGTTAGCAGCATTAGCTCTGTTACGAGCGAGACTGCCCAACGCCGCGtccgcgctcgccgccgcccTGCCGCGTCCGCCGCCACACATAGCCCAGCCGCTGCAGCAGATCCTGCAG TTGGCAGCCCTGCTCCAATGCCGCAACCACGCCCTCATCGACGTTGAAACCGCATTAGAAGCAGCCGAGGGCCACAGCACCGACAAAGTCGGGAAGCGACAACTGGTCCCCGTCTCCATGATCCCCAAGCGAAGCCCCGCCAAGCAGCCAATCAAGATACCCCCCAAAGTCAAGGAGGTCCCGCTCAAAGTCTTCCACCAGGTCGAATGTAAGTCCACCAGTGATCTGCCCTTCTTAGACCCGCTCAGGCTCCGGACAGAATGA
- the LOC135074035 gene encoding vacuolar protein sorting-associated protein 51 homolog: MAEQGENNENPLDIDGSNFNPDTYLECLMKCATLRQVMDKEAEIVTQSQFLQSEMQTLVYENYNKFISATETVRKMRSDFKIMQEEMNKLSENINKITTFSGQISESLKESGNNVSRLCGTRQLLDKLQFLFLLPSQLNKSILEGRYTDAVHDYTHAQRVLQKYGNQPSFQSIQTECSEIIYGLKKTLRDRLLSPETSASEIAESVGLLRQLQETDSSLKEIFLSCAESRLDKHLQTLNNIVDSTDILEWVEKCNNTLLADLGIIISCYHEMFQEDDHTDIPEFADKIMLQVFHLFEEVAKRPENIGTEMLIRGLDKFFRKLQAMTEIISSDTMSNKAVEVVIQCINHRATIQYQSIQAQFKESLMKVRQSLASKGSETADLKDILNSLQVYLMQKVQASLLDLMAFLQNTLSFGLKSWCAKAVADTCWKVISETMVNLSDMVKKMACLQTSNNNIPFELLLILAKLCLEMQENGVTTLHSHLAKLLEEAAPGLTLENRDTNSVMVHLSTAAQAALDSEVVFIGQTAAQMLRVSVLARDWLRAPEPRGPRAVCRRVVETLASADSAASQLFPSSIKPSSDSSRRTIWSRAPSSFSPINRIFSERIEVFSPAGADRSALSNGALKVALKALVECVRLRTFGRHGLQQLQVDVHFLQQRLSCMGNDERLLNALLEDALASAQLRCVDPQLMEPSIVDIICERG, translated from the coding sequence ATGGCGGAACAAggtgaaaacaatgaaaatccaTTGGACATCGATGGGAGTAACTTCAACCCAGACACGTACTTAGAATGCCTGATGAAGTGCGCTACTTTGCGGCAAGTGATGGACAAAGAGGCTGAAATCGTTACCCAAAGTCAGTTCCTTCAGTCAGAGATGCAGACTTTGGTATACGAAAATTACAACAAATTCATTTCTGCTACAGAAACTGTTCGTAAAATGCGTTCTGATTTCAAGATAATGCAAGAAGAAATGAACAAACTTAGCGAGAACATCAATAAAATCACTACATTCAGTGGGCAGATTTCTGAATCTCTTAAAGAGAGTGGGAATAATGTGAGTAGACTGTGTGGAACAAGGCAATTGTTGGATAAACttcaatttttatttctacTACCTTCGCAGCTGAACAAATCAATATTAGAAGGCCGATATACAGATGCCGTTCATGACTACACACATGCTCAAAGAGTGCTACAGAAATATGGAAATCAACCTTCATTCCAAAGCATTCAGACTGAGTGCTCTGAAATAATTTACGGCCTAAAGAAAACCCTCAGGGACAGGCTACTTAGTCCTGAGACATCAGCCTCTGAAATTGCTGAGAGTGTAGGATTACTGAGACAGCTCCAGGAGACAGATTCTTCATTGAAGGAAATATTTTTGAGCTGTGCTGAGAGCAGACTGGACAAGCACTTGCAAACATTAAACAACATAGTTGACAGCACTGACATCTTAGAATGGGTTGAGAAATGTAACAACACCCTATTGGCTGACCTCGGCATTATCATATCATGTTACCACGAAATGTTCCAAGAGGACGACCACACTGACATCCCAGAGTTTGCTGATAAAATAATGCTACAAGTGTTCCATCTATTTGAAGAAGTAGCTAAAAGACCAGAGAATATTGGCACTGAAATGCTTATAAGAGGCCTGGACAAGTTCTTCAGAAAACTCCAGGCAATGACAGAGATTATCTCAAGTGATACAATGTCTAACAAGGCTGTGGAAGTGGTCATCCAATGCATCAACCACAGAGCCACAATACAATATCAGTCCATACAAGCCCAATTCAAAGAAAGTCTGATGAAAGTGAGGCAGTCATTGGCCAGTAAAGGATCAGAGACTGCTGATTTGAAAGATATTTTAAATTCCCTACAGGTGTATTTAATGCAAAAAGTTCAAGCATCCCTCCTAGATCTGATGGCATTTCTGCAGAACACCCTTTCCTTTGGACTCAAATCCTGGTGTGCTAAAGCAGTAGCTGACACATGCTGGAAAGTGATCTCTGAAACAATGGTCAATCTCTCAGATATGGTGAAAAAGATGGCATGTCTCCAAACTTCTAATAATAACATTCCATTTGAGCTGTTGCTCATTCTAGCCAAATTATGCTTAGAAATGCAGGAGAATGGAGTGACTACACTGCATAGTCATTTAGCTAAGCTTTTAGAAGAGGCTGCCCCTGGTTTGACTTTGGAGAATAGAGACACAAACAGTGTGATGGTTCATCTATCTACAGCTGCCCAAGCAGCTTTGGACTCGGAGGTGGTATTTATTGGTCAAACTGCAGCACAAATGCTGAGGGTGTCTGTGCTAGCTCGAGACTGGTTAAGAGCACCAGAGCCGAGAGGACCAAGAGCAGTGTGCAGGAGGGTGGTCGAGACTTTGGCCAGCGCAGACAGTGCTGCCTCACAATTGTTCCCAAGCAGTATTAAGCCCTCAAGTGATTCCAGTAGGCGGACTATCTGGTCTAGAGCGCCATCTTCGTTTTCGCCGATCAATCGAATATTTTCTGAACGAATTGAGGTATTTAGCCCTGCTGGGGCTGACAGGTCGGCTTTGTCCAATGGCGCGCTGAAAGTAGCACTGAAAGCATTGGTGGAGTGTGTGAGACTCCGCACTTTCGGCAGACACGGCTTGCAACAACTACAGGTTGATGTCCATTTTCTGCAGCAGAGATTGTCATGCATGGGCAATGATGAGAGGCTGCTGAATGCTCTGTTAGAAGATGCACTGGCTTCAGCCCAACTTAGATGTGTTGATCCTCAGCTAATGGAACCTAGTATTGTAGATATTATTTGTGAGAGAGGTTAG